A DNA window from Anastrepha ludens isolate Willacy chromosome 6, idAnaLude1.1, whole genome shotgun sequence contains the following coding sequences:
- the LOC128868944 gene encoding KN motif and ankyrin repeat domain-containing protein 1 isoform X6, with amino-acid sequence MFSGLSSFTCYPLIVSGCSALLLTSLHEKPPSIAHFLPPESASETQSFITEPTAGSVAVGAKVASPIAKVSITAPSSAASSRRASDASQKRAEVLDSNKDDETTSLKPSLDGVIVREEKRVSVSWSRDASPAPHKDGASPNRSLESSFNDKLKQSTLETASAVLAEESEEQEDVAAEVDVSKGARRKTTTLKSSQTSNKQEERIETTTAAQEVKVAKSKLEKREMPERPPSKALLQKLAMVEAEPRQKFVPPAEMLSALKTINNSLLKKIDAKSLSAASLKASKLVIQQEWFRVSSTEKANPHEVEDYLDCFEEMSVALLEYCVNMVDANGNSAMHYAVSHGNFDVVSILLDSKVCNVNQMNNAGYTCVMLVSLAKLKNAAHRTVVQRLFQMADVNIRAKKHCQTALMLAVSHGNNEMVELLLAAGADINIQDEDGSTALMCAAEHGRTDIVKHLLSQPDCDSLIVDVDGATAFKIAWQAGHRDLGLLLYVHEQMLRSKQPNRGEATRVSLELPRRTKPAK; translated from the exons ATGTTTTCTGGTCTTAGCAGCTTCACTTGCTATCCGCTGATAGTGAGTGGCTGCTCCGCGCTCTTGCTGAC TTCGCTGCACGAGAAGCCGCCATCGATCGCGCATTTCCTGCCACCAGAGTCCGCCAGTGAAACAcagagcttcatcactgaaccCACCGCCGGGTCTGTTGCTGTCGGCGCCAAGGTTGCATCGCCCATAGCAAAAGTTTCCATCACTGCCCCATCGTCGGCTGCAAGCTCACGTCGCGCCTCCGATGCCAGTCAAAAACGCGCCGAGGTGTTAGACTCTAACAAAGATGACGAGACCACGTCACTTAAACCCAGTCTCGATGGAGTGATTGTGCGAGAGGAGAAGCGCGTGAGTGTCAGTTGGTCACGTGATGCATCACCGGCACCGCACAAAGATGGCGCCTCACCTAATCGCTCACTGGAGAGCTCCTTTAATGATAAACTGAAGCAGTCAACGCTCGAAACAGCATCAGCAGTATTGGCTGAGGAAAGTGAAGAACAGGAGGATGTTGCAGCCGAAGTTGATGTGTCAAAGGGTGCGCGTCGCAAGACAACAACACTGAAATCTAGTCAAACCTCAAACAAACAAGAGGAACGAATTGAAACGACAACAGCAGCGCAGGAGGTGAAAGTGGCGAAGTCGAAGCTGGAAAAGCGCGAAATGCCGGAGCGGCCACCATCCAAGGCGTTGCTGCAGAAGCTAGCAATGGTAGAGGCGGAGCCACGACAAAA ATTTGTTCCGCCTGCTGAGATGCTAAGCGCTCTGAAAACCATCAATaattcactgttgaagaaaatTGATGCCAAATCTTTATCGGCGGCTAGTTTGAAAGCGTCCAAGTTGGTAATACAGCAGGAATGGTTTCGCGTTTCGAGCACCGAGAAGGCAAATCCGCATGAGGTAGAAGATTACTTGGACTGCTTTGAGGAAATGTCGGTGGCGCTGTTGGAGTACTGTGTCAATATGGTGGATGCTAAT GGCAACTCAGCAATGCACTATGCGGTCTCGCATGGCAATTTTGACGTCGTATCCATTTTACTTGATTCAAAGGTTTGCAAtgtaaatcaaatgaataacgCTGGATATACTTGTGTGATGCTCGTCTCATTGGCAAAGCTGAAAAACGCTGCCCATCGCACAGTCGTACAACGACTGTTCCAGATGGCCGATGTCAATATACGAGCCAAAAAG CACTGCCAAACCGCATTGATGCTGGCTGTTTCCCATGGTAACAACGAGATGGTAGAGCTGCTGTTGGCCGCTGGCGCTGACATCAACATACAGGATGAGGACGGCAGCACCGCGCTAATGTGCGCGGCGGAACATGGGCGCACCGATATTGTCAAGCATTTGCTGTCACAGCCTGATTGCGATTCACTCATAGTGGATGTG GATGGCGCTACGGCTTTTAAGATTGCCTGGCAGGCTGGACATCGCGATCTTGGTTTGCTATTGTACGTGCACGAGCAGATGCTGCGCAGCAAGCAGCCCAATCGTGGTGAAGCAACGCGTGTTTCGCTAGAGTTGCCGCGACGCACGAAGCCTGCTAAGTGA
- the LOC128868944 gene encoding KN motif and ankyrin repeat domain-containing protein 2 isoform X5, whose translation MERLRIKIILVKPNDKRKYSCVAGNKSPQTTRYLAKASAALPVHQKQSPAEQQYESYVQATVAANAKSPVEQLVPPPPPPRRHAPLPRKLLSPQNGEADLTDTDDVDRKPLQTESAAPPCEAIAAPKFAPLAATNGAETSAATDAQTLFSIRQQMALSLKRMKDLEEQVKSIPELQHELTQLRDEKQRLQLSLQRKEDELQRAREPARPSASPSPAASLKNGSPSQFTPQRISPVSLESLGSRLRANSTSSERQLRTPATLKRDVGTMCGLHATRDIAVGSPVHMVRSVGTSPAQQLRSITETLHSQWEIEEHTQMAITHYEEQRALQQLKKMAHVGTQMSAQRCVDSITQTAAEPKVLKSSVSVMASPQTREAYVTCRPEVRSAACSEDNILDPLCEKCRIVKRSIGCSTEDPGFIKVKSVSLKLLDSPGFIRSKTFSLGEHERFGRISKSTGTQYTPVPVHNIGSQTAVTYVHAVGVQCAPEQRHAGIQSEMECETRQTDTRDLIRLSTTQTSTEEYVPPPVIVAEPVVVAEPPKKEEKPALSKPVTRTTASNTDPPRTVDYGINTLPPAPTRHTAANTESVRKRDIGCGDVVKPHISIACADNYCDSCKDAIKNLAKDFSKVLSPQSPPSPRPRPPAPVRSASMDSRIPRRTNIPPSPSPVRRTFQRQNTYTITTTPEKQATKPAQSSLHEKPPSIAHFLPPESASETQSFITEPTAGSVAVGAKVASPIAKVSITAPSSAASSRRASDASQKRAEVLDSNKDDETTSLKPSLDGVIVREEKRVSVSWSRDASPAPHKDGASPNRSLESSFNDKLKQSTLETASAVLAEESEEQEDVAAEVDVSKGARRKTTTLKSSQTSNKQEERIETTTAAQEVKVAKSKLEKREMPERPPSKALLQKLAMVEAEPRQKFVPPAEMLSALKTINNSLLKKIDAKSLSAASLKASKLVIQQEWFRVSSTEKANPHEVEDYLDCFEEMSVALLEYCVNMVDANGNSAMHYAVSHGNFDVVSILLDSKVCNVNQMNNAGYTCVMLVSLAKLKNAAHRTVVQRLFQMADVNIRAKKHCQTALMLAVSHGNNEMVELLLAAGADINIQDEDGSTALMCAAEHGRTDIVKHLLSQPDCDSLIVDVDGATAFKIAWQAGHRDLGLLLYVHEQMLRSKQPNRGEATRVSLELPRRTKPAK comes from the exons ATGGAACGTTTGCGCATCAAAATCATTTTAGTCAAACCGAATGATAAGCGAAAAT ATTCATGCGTTGCTGGCAATAAGTCACCGCAAACCACGCGTTATCTAGCCAAGGCCTCGGCCGCATTACCTGTCCATCAGAAGCAGTCACCTGCCGAGCAGCAGTATGAGTCATATGTGCAGGCCACAGTGGCGGCGAATGCCAAGTCGCCGGTAGAACAGCTGGTgccaccaccaccgccgccaCGTCGACATGCGCCGTTACCGCGAAAGTTGTTGAGTCCCCAGAACGGCGAAGCCGATCTGACAGACACAGATGATGTTGATAGAAAGCCACTGCAGACGGAAAGCGCGGCGCCGCCGTGTGAAGCCATTGCCGCGCCCAAATTCGCTCCACTTGCTGCAACGAATGGCGCGGAGACAAGCGCTGCTACCGACGCGCAAACGCTGTTCAGCATACGCCAGCAGATGGCGCTGAGTTTAAAACGTATGAAGGATTTGGAGGAGCAGGTCAAATCTATACCAGAATTGCAG CATGAACTGACGCAATTACGCGATGAAAAGCAGCGTCTGCAACTATCATTGCAGCGCAAAGAAGATGAATTGCAGCGCGCACGCGAACCGGCGCGTCCTTCGGCCTCCCCTAGTCCAGCGGCAAGTTTGAAAAATGGTTCACCGTCACAGTTCACACCGCAACGCATTAGCCCCGTCTCGTTGGAAAGTTTGGGCTCTCGCCTGCGCGCCAATTCAACCAGCTCCGAGCGACAGCTGCGCACGCCTGCCACGCTCAAGCGCGATGTGGGCACAATGTGTGGCCTGCATGCGACACGCGATATTGCTGTCGGTAGCCCAGTGCATATGGTTCGTAGTGTGGGTACAAGTCCTGCGCAGCAGTTACGTAGCATCACCGAAACGCTTCACTCGCAATGGGAAATAGAAGAGCATACACAAATGGCGATAACGCATTACGAAGAACAACGTGCGCTGCAGCAACTCAAAAAGATGGCGCACGTTGGCACACAAATGTCTGCGCAACGTTGTGTGGACAGCATTACACAGACTGCAGCAGAGCCGAAGGTACTTAAGAGTTCGGTGAGCGTGATGGCTAGCCCGCAAACGCGCGAGGCTTACGTCACATGTCGTCCGGAAGTGCGTTCTGCAGCTTGCTCGGAGGATAACATATTAGATCCGCTGTGTGAAAAGTGTCGCATTGTTAAGCGTAGTATCGGCTGTAGCACTGAAGACCCCGGATTCATTAAAGTCAAAtcagtttcattaaaattactCGATTCACCTGGATTTATACGGAGCAAAACCTTTTCGTTGGGCGAGCATGAGCGGTTCGGCCGGATATCCAAGTCCACAGGCACCCAATATACGCCAGTGCCAGTACATAATATCGGTAGCCAAACTGCCGTCACTTACGTGCATGCCGTTGGTGTGCAATGCGCACCCGAGCAGCGTCACGCTGGCATACAGAGCGAGATGGAGTGCGAGACGCGCCAAACGGATACACGCGATCTGATACGCCTCAGCACAACGCAAACTAGCACTGAAGAATATGTACCACCACCTGTTATTGTAGCAGAgcctgttgttgtagcagagcCACCTAAGAAAGAGGAAAAGCCCGCGCTATCAAAACCAGTAACGCGCACAACTGCTAGCAACACAGACCCGCCGCGCACTGTTGATTATGGCATAAATACATTACCGCCCGCGCCCACACGCCACACTGCCGCCAACACAGAGTCGGTGCGCAAACGTGACATAGGTTGTGGTGACGTTGTCAAGCCACATATTTCCATAGCCTGCGCTGATAATTACTGTGATTCCTGCAAGGACGCGATAAAGAATTTGGCCAAAGACTTCTCGAAAGTGCTGTCTCCACAATCACCACCATCGCCACGGCCGCGTCCACCCGCACCGGTGCGGAGTGCATCTATGGACTCGCGCATACCGCGTCGCACAAACATACCACCCAGTCCCAGTCCGGTGCGGCGCACCTTCCAGCGGCAGAATACCTACACAATAACGACAACGCCAGAGAAGCAAGCAACGAAGCCAGCACAGAG TTCGCTGCACGAGAAGCCGCCATCGATCGCGCATTTCCTGCCACCAGAGTCCGCCAGTGAAACAcagagcttcatcactgaaccCACCGCCGGGTCTGTTGCTGTCGGCGCCAAGGTTGCATCGCCCATAGCAAAAGTTTCCATCACTGCCCCATCGTCGGCTGCAAGCTCACGTCGCGCCTCCGATGCCAGTCAAAAACGCGCCGAGGTGTTAGACTCTAACAAAGATGACGAGACCACGTCACTTAAACCCAGTCTCGATGGAGTGATTGTGCGAGAGGAGAAGCGCGTGAGTGTCAGTTGGTCACGTGATGCATCACCGGCACCGCACAAAGATGGCGCCTCACCTAATCGCTCACTGGAGAGCTCCTTTAATGATAAACTGAAGCAGTCAACGCTCGAAACAGCATCAGCAGTATTGGCTGAGGAAAGTGAAGAACAGGAGGATGTTGCAGCCGAAGTTGATGTGTCAAAGGGTGCGCGTCGCAAGACAACAACACTGAAATCTAGTCAAACCTCAAACAAACAAGAGGAACGAATTGAAACGACAACAGCAGCGCAGGAGGTGAAAGTGGCGAAGTCGAAGCTGGAAAAGCGCGAAATGCCGGAGCGGCCACCATCCAAGGCGTTGCTGCAGAAGCTAGCAATGGTAGAGGCGGAGCCACGACAAAA ATTTGTTCCGCCTGCTGAGATGCTAAGCGCTCTGAAAACCATCAATaattcactgttgaagaaaatTGATGCCAAATCTTTATCGGCGGCTAGTTTGAAAGCGTCCAAGTTGGTAATACAGCAGGAATGGTTTCGCGTTTCGAGCACCGAGAAGGCAAATCCGCATGAGGTAGAAGATTACTTGGACTGCTTTGAGGAAATGTCGGTGGCGCTGTTGGAGTACTGTGTCAATATGGTGGATGCTAAT GGCAACTCAGCAATGCACTATGCGGTCTCGCATGGCAATTTTGACGTCGTATCCATTTTACTTGATTCAAAGGTTTGCAAtgtaaatcaaatgaataacgCTGGATATACTTGTGTGATGCTCGTCTCATTGGCAAAGCTGAAAAACGCTGCCCATCGCACAGTCGTACAACGACTGTTCCAGATGGCCGATGTCAATATACGAGCCAAAAAG CACTGCCAAACCGCATTGATGCTGGCTGTTTCCCATGGTAACAACGAGATGGTAGAGCTGCTGTTGGCCGCTGGCGCTGACATCAACATACAGGATGAGGACGGCAGCACCGCGCTAATGTGCGCGGCGGAACATGGGCGCACCGATATTGTCAAGCATTTGCTGTCACAGCCTGATTGCGATTCACTCATAGTGGATGTG GATGGCGCTACGGCTTTTAAGATTGCCTGGCAGGCTGGACATCGCGATCTTGGTTTGCTATTGTACGTGCACGAGCAGATGCTGCGCAGCAAGCAGCCCAATCGTGGTGAAGCAACGCGTGTTTCGCTAGAGTTGCCGCGACGCACGAAGCCTGCTAAGTGA